In Gossypium hirsutum isolate 1008001.06 chromosome D01, Gossypium_hirsutum_v2.1, whole genome shotgun sequence, the genomic window ctttttccctgtaacaacctttttcaagccattttgaactagaattgccatcatccgaacttgccacagattgaaatttgtcttaccatcgaacttctcaatttcaaaccttgttgctgccatctctgaccgggctgatctatgaaagttaaactagctctgataccacttgttaggatcgtcccgattaagcaacgaacaagtaaaaatagtagaagaaattgagaagatgaacacacaaatttaacgtggaaaaacccctcaaaagaggataaaaaaccacgggcaaagataaatttactataatggcaaaagaatgaagagtacaaaagatggagataaaaactaaaccccgaaaacccgaaaaacaaagaaccctcaaacgtaaacacaaaattctctgaatgtgttatgagttctaatctaatgggtgtctcttaattctaagattgtaaaggagcctatttataggctaaattagtaagtcaaataaactatactaataaatgctaaatatattatactaataaatactaaatcttctaaaaagaaaatatatttttgtttaacttgacttgcaagcaatctcttagaatttgggtcacacaattctaacagtATCAAAGAAGTACATTAGTTTAATTGTTTGCAATAtaaaattatctttaattaaaaaagtactaaaacaataaaaacatagaaaatgttaaaattttcggctaataaataattaataatagaaATTTTCCCTTATATTATCATCCACCAAATACAATATAATCAAGAAATGGTTTAagaaaaatggatttttttttaatatcatttaagtacaatttacgTAGGCATGTGAATCAATCTCAGTTGTGGCGGATGAGCACAATGTTAGGGTTCAACAAAAATGGATTAAAGTTGTCACAGGTTTCTTATAATATTACAAAATCTTAgtactattaataatattatattaccgatttaaaataaattcttttcatctaaaaaaagagaatatgaatttaaaataatttaaatgtaaatGGTGATTAACTTGAGTTTTCATGGGTTTGATgttaattttatcttaattttattattttaaatataaaacattcatatagattttaatttaataaaaatcaaatatttgGGTTGATGTGGGTTTCCGTTTCTTAACACTAAATTAACCTCGATTTAGTTGGTCAATTGTGATGGATTACTAAGCTTTTTGACTCCCATTTTTGTTTACACCCAAATCATCTATATAcaagtaaaaaaatttacaaatcaaaatatcatatataatatgTTAGTCCAAGAAAGTATTTAACAATATGATTATGCCAATTGATTGGCATGGGTATTACGTGAATTCAAGTGCGCTGAAATGCATTATCCTCCCATTTATGGGTTGAGATGAGTTATGAGTAATTTCAAGCAGTGGGTTAAAAAGATCAGATATAATCAGAACAtgagattgtttaaaaaaaacaatataattattaatgaaaaataacaTTACGCCCACAGTTTGCCGCAATCCAAGCATTTTAAAGTGTGAAAATTATTGGCATGCATGGATTGTATTTTCTTGGATCTAATTTAAAAGCATCAATCAATGAATTCAGTCCCACCAAAGTTTTGTTGAGAATTCTTGACTAACCAAATATGCcacttctttatttctttattatatgTGGATTTAGGTTGGGTTGGCTAtctcctctttcttcttcttgtttttgCTTTTTGTTATTGATATTCTTGGTGGTTAGAAGAGGAAGGAGGGAGGAGAAAGATTTGATGAGGTTTAATATTATTGAAAGAGACATATCTGATGTGGTAGGATGTTCTATAATAAATCTAAAACTATACTGAAATAGCATCCACCTCCTTACCATTCCAACTAACATATAACTACCAAATTATAACACATTTAGACAGTAATAAATGTCAAACCTTTGCCCATTTCTTCCTGCCACATTACCTGTGTTCATCATTTTTGTACCTAGCCGCCGGCAGAAGTGTATCcccaaaaacaataaatttataatCCAAAGGAACAGAGCAAAAACAATGATTAGAAGGATGAAGTGGATTAAAATAATTACCTTTCTCCTTTCAACAATTTCCGAAAACGATACATATTTGATCCTTCAGTTTAGATTTCACTAACTAAATACTTCTCGCTTGGAGATAAGTGAAAACTAAAATGAAAGAACCAAATTAGATGTATCCAAGCCAGAAAGAACAGAGTCAACAAGAAGAAAAATTCTGGGATTTATGCAAGATTAGAGAGGGTTGTTGGGGGTTATTTTAGTCAATTGTTGGGTTGCTTTGTGTTTTCTTCTCTCCTTGGAAATGCTGTGCAGCTGTTAAAGCCTGTAAATCGTGCGACTCCTTGCGGGAATATTCTTCTCAGTTTCTTGGAAATTGATTGCTTGACTTGGATTAactactaaaaaaaaaaaaacattaacaaCACGATGCTACGGACGATGGTGTCAGTTGACTTGCTTAAGTTTGAAAATAATCGGTCGACACCGGCGGAAGCCGTGCGATCATTAGGCAGGACCACAATGGAGATGCAACTGTTTATAAGATATTGAAGAGGAAAAGTAGAACACGCAAATGGTAGCTACTAGTAAGTATGAAAACAATGCAATGTTCCATGTTTACGATTAGGAAAAAGAGACATCATTATCATCCCCTTCCGTTTCCAAAACCAAAACTCTTATGGAAATGCCATCAGGTATGCTTTTAATCTTCATTCATTCTTATTCTGCATCTACCCCTACGTAGTCTCActcttttttatattaataatatgcaCCAATCTCTTCCAATAAAATCAAGctttactatatatattttttatattttatgttaataatattcaattaattttaatgttatatatatttatatgattgatATTTAATGCAAGATATAAACTGTTAGTGTAGATGAACTacaaacttatatatattattgttgaGGGGAGGCATCCTTTCAAAGAAATTTGTATAGTATCATTTGTCTAAAGTCAATGGACCTCTTAATGGATTGATGTTATCTTCGGATCGAGTAGAGGTTTTTTACTCCCAACTTTATCGAGAGCCCAAGTATCGAAGGCGAGATTCATGGAGTGAGAACGCCTTATTAAATCAAGAGATAAAATAAGGGTCAGGGTTCAAACCCTACTAAGCGCATAATTCTCATATCCCCTTAATAGGTGGCCATGCGCCATGTACAACCTGATCTAATGAGACACTATTGCTCTATGAACCCCGCCTTTGCAATCTGGACTCTTGACAAAGTTATAAGATAAAAACTCCAGCTCGACAATATCAACTCGTTGAGGGGTCTATTAGCACCTTTTTGTTTTGAGAGGAGATGACTCCTTTAGGAGAAGTTTTCGAAATGTCGTTCATCTGAAGTTGATGAACCCCTCAACAGATTGATGTTGTTCAAGGATGAAGTCAAGATTGTGTCAATGGCCAAAAAAAAGCTATTAATCTACCTCAAATTCCCTTCCTCTTAAGTATTTTCTGAAGAAAAATGTAGTTATAGTTCACTTTAGTCCCAAATTATAATTTGACTATTCTATCTTCCTCCCATAAACTTTAGAACTCATGATGGTCTAGGAATAAAAGAAAGAGATACTGGGCGGTTTCTTGAAGAAATATCTCCAACgtttaaaagatttaaattataaacactaattcgattaaaaaaattacagaaatatctTTTTGtgagtaaaataaattatattgtttGAGGGTACTTTggtctttttattttaacaaaaaataataaaaaatatacatattgtgGGAACCCACAGTAATTGGATTACAAAAACttcagttttttattttttatacgtttttattttaatatgtataatttattacATTAGTTGTATATTTGTACTATTAATAAAACTGATGTCgcaactagaggtgctcatgggtcgagCCCATGAAAGATATCTAGACCAATTTTTTTAGCCCAATCTGATTTGACTCGAAAAATAGGTTTACTTTTTTTTCCTAAGCCCAGTCCAATTTAAGAAAGATAACTTTGGGTTTGACTTGACCTgcccatatttgatttttttatattagtttttatttaaatttaaaaaaaaagaatacacggtaaaaaacactaaaataaatgttttgtaacacattaaaatacatttaaaaagtatttatattaaaaaaatactaccataaatataataaatgttttattatattaaaaaatagaaataaatatcgtaaatattttattgtattaaatataatttttaagattttatattttagtttggtaagattttttaatttttgggtaatGGGTTTAAGTATTATTgggttagtgatttaatataaatatatataaatatttaacatatataattaatataattaatttttataatataatatattcggGCGGCCAAAAAAAATTGCCCATGGCCTAACCCATATAGAAAACGGGCTTTTGATTTtacccaaactcatttttcgagCCTCGTATTTTTGTCACCCTCCCATTTTTCTAGCAAGCCTTCGGGTATGGGCGGATGGCTCGACCCATGAGTAGGTCTAATCACGAGTCAAATCGAACACCAACTCGGTAGGAGAATTATGAGAATATCCttccgtaattaaaataaatatattattctaAGGTACTTtactctttttattttaacaaaactaGTAAAAATTTGCTGAACTCAAACcaatttaattgataaaattttaaagttaccGCTCAACTAAaccttcaatttattaattttttttgtacatttttattttaatatgcacaagtTATTACCTTCATTAGTTGTATCTATACTATTTATAAAGCCATTTATCTATACTATTTATGAAACCCTTTGTTAAGTTGGTGTCACCCATTAACTCAGTCTAAACTCTAGGAAAATTATGGAAATATCcttcgtaattaaaataagttatattattcgaaggtactttagtttttttttatttattttaacaaaaagtaaaaataaaaatttgcataCAGTGAAATTTAATCTCATGCCAATTAGAttggtaaaatattaaatttactactcaactaaaattttattttagtgtattttatttaattttattttaacatacacAATTTATTATCTTCATTAGTTGTAtctatattatataaaaacatacATCGTATATCAAGGAGTAATCAATGGATCATTATGGTTACTTTAACCATGAATCTAAAAATCATTCAGCTTGATTTTGACTGAATAGATCGCATTTTAAATTACAACATTTTTATTTAAGCATCCCAAAAAGTAAATTAATGAAATCTAAGAATTGCTTAGTAATTAGTTATTTCTTAATTACATACATAGCAGAAGAGGAAAAAGCAGGAAAGACTGAGCAGTCGCATGAAAAGGATAAGGTCGGATATGAAAGAAATAAGTGAAGAACAAAAAGAGATCAAAGAGGGGCAAAGACaagaaagagaaaattttgaagcCATTCAATTAGAATGTGAGGAACTTAAAAACCAGACAATCCTCATAGCACAACAAACTGCGAGCACCCAAATTCGTCTTGCTCTAATGTTGCAAATCTTGAAAGCAAGAGAAAACCTAGAGTTCGACAAGGCAGTCATGCTCACTAATGCTCTCCGGTATCTCTTCTCCATCCATTATTTTAACTGCTTAAGTCTTcgtacttttttttttcctgaagctctttttggtttcatttttctaaatttacagTGAAGTGATAGCGAGAAAATAGTAGGAAATGGATGCATCGGAAAATGATGGTTGGAGTTGGAGACGAGCTCTATTGTCATTTACTTTCTGTTTATGTTTGTCAGCAATTTCATCTAACCTCAACTACTATAAACATTCAATCCCTTGTAATGGTATATTGCAACTCTTAACTTTAATTTAGTTTGCATTTGCAATAAATTTGCACTTAAACATTATCATTCAAAAATATTTGTCACTATTTGTATTTGGTGGTGCAGCATTTTTCGTCACAGCGTTCATAACAATGATGATATATTACTTTTGTCATGTATTTTTTAGACCCAATAATTAGTGTTCAGTGACAACTAATTTTATCACCAGATTATATATAAGATTTCATTGATCATTTGCATCGTTGGAAtaacttttattatataattaataaaactgATATCGGAATAGTGTTAACCGCATGTAGAGGTggtcatgggccgggcggcccagCCCGACGGCTcgcccgaaatatgagagggttcgggtaaaaatataggcccaaaatatgggtttgggcaaaaaaagaggcccgtttagaaaacgagcCGGGCCTCGGGTAGCACTTTTTTGGCTGgtgcccggcccgaatataataaatatatttatttttatttttatttttaaaatatttttaaaatactttttttaatttttttattttgaaaatatttttaaaatacttttttatttttttaaaagtttttttggtgtttatttaaaaaataggccgggccaggccgggctcgggcttatgaattttttctcaagccgggcctggacaaaattttaggcccatatttcgggccaagCTAGGCCCAAGCCTAGGACACGGGTCgaaattttttctgggcccgacccggcccatgagcacctctaaccGCATGCTATATATCATCATTAcctaatatataaaataattacacaAATGAAGCTAATGTAAACCATCGCATTTTAATAAGTATTTAGTAATGGATAGTTTCATCACCGAATTATATATGAATTCATCGTCTTCCAGGAGTAAAAGTTGAGTTATAGCAAGTAGACTTGCAAGAGGTACCATAGCTAGttagagttttaaatttaatgtatTAGGATAATAAATTATAGTTAATCTGTACACTTGTTTCGGACATGAACCCTGAACATGAATCTTAAAACGAatataaagaatacaaaaaaaattacaatattaatgACATGCTATATCGTACTTAATACGTTTAAATAGTAGCATAAATGTCGATAATAGATAATGTCACCATATATAATCAATAGTTGGTGGCAACTAGTTTCATCACTACATCACATACATAATCGTCATTGACTATAGGAATTGCcaccaataaaaaaataaaactagacTTTTATTGACAAAACAAACGTTGTCATATAGTTAATGACATAATATATCGTTACCTAATGCGCTAAAATAATGTCAAGAAACTTTTATTTAGTGTCAATTTAAATTGTCACATACTACGAACAATATAGTGACAATAAAGGCTAGCATCAccttaaaatcaatattttataacaataatTGTGTCacccagttataaatgatttcatCGTTAACTATATTAGAATTGTCACCATAGTGAAATGAAATTATTAGTGCAAAcgcaaaatcatcattaattataGGAACCGTCACCAATAAAATGATCATAGTATAGCTTGTAGGATAAGTTGTGAGCTTCTCAATACAAGCCTTGTGTCAAAGGTAATTTTGATAATGGTGAGCCTCTGGTGCAACTCGAAGCTAcaagaaattattaatatattgatAAATGCAATAAACATTTATATTTGGTTTTTAGTCAATTATTCAATCAAAAACCATATGAGGTatgtaaaaaaattgtttaattgattattattaaaagtgAATAAACTATTCTTTTGATTAGCTTTTATTAAAAGCATATTAttataaacttggaaattgaGGTGGGAGTACTTGGATCCAACAACTATGAAACCAACTTTCATCGCTTCCATTTGAGTTTGAATCATTCTTAAGTTTTGAAACTCATCTTGTGTATTGTTCACACACTTTTCTAAGTCAATTGTAGTTGCACTTGATTTTCTTTTATTAGTCTTAGACTCATAACCAATTCTCAAAACGTATCCTGGCTTAGTACCAAAAGCTTTATCCACAATATTATTAATAACTTAGGTTTCGCTTTGTAGAGGAGTATTTGATGGAGAGAGGAGATGTTGCAAACAAGTGAACGAGATGTTCCGAAATAAGGTGAAGAGAAAAACTAGAGCAAATCTACTAACACTGAGCATAGTTGCAGGTGGTGGTTGGTAAGGTGGAGAAAGAGAAATGTAGCTGACGATAAGGCAAACAAAGAAAACAAGTTGAGAGAAATTTTGAGAAAGCTTTGAGAGTTAGGATGACAAGAGTGTCAAAAGTCCCTTCACTAGTTGTGGAATGCCCCTATTTGAAGTATTGCAAGAATAGGAGCTATAAAATTGATCATTAATAGGAGtaatgaataatattttttagttGCAAAAAcattaattattctttttatcATAAAAGGATTTTGTTGTTGATACTGATGATAAGAAGTGAACAAGAGTTCACTATGTTTTGGAAGAAGGAAAAGCACTCAATGTTACAAGAAAATGTGTTAGCTTTGGTGTCCCACGCTTTTTGATGTAACaacatttaagataaattttatttatatttttctaagtCATTTGATGAAAATAATTATTGGAAATTTTGTTAAACATTCCAAAgacttttaaaagtaataaataaacatttttaaatatgttttaatttatctaaatattttttgaGTCAATCCaaaatgtttttaagttttttaaactcATCTTCTACAAGTCTGGGAAGTTGGATCGATACCTAGGGGGAAATTCTATTGGTGGAAGTAAGAGAGCACTTCAAGCACACCTCCAGACTTCTACTTATACTTAGGGAGACTTCTATCGACACAAATCCACTTCTACCTATACATCTTTGAGTTTTATCGATACAAATCTGTTTACAATGCTTCCAACGTCTAGAAACTATCCCAACGATTATAAACAGTCACAAAATCTCCCCTTGTTATGTATAAACATCAAGAGCACTTCAAAATACAATAGATAAATATCAAAGCATAGAAATCACGAGAAAAGCCTCAAACTCttcattttctcattttctcttgtacatatcttttatgtgcttattgttagatatttttttatcattctcatttcaattctTTAAGAGACTGTAAACACATACCTTTGAGAggtctttattttttatatcttttCTTTGTATTGCAAGAGTTACTTACGGTTTCTGAGGTATAAAACCTTACGTGATTTGTAAAAGGTTATAGTTGAGCATTGCAAAAACTAGAGGGTTCTAGTTAAACCATAAAAACTAGAAGATTTTATCTTAGTCTTGTAAAAAAGAGAGAGATTGTAAAGGTTATACCTTATCCTTGAGAGGTATCAATTCAAGTATGGTGAATTGGGAAATCATTGGTTGAGGTATACCAATGTAGTGCAGGTAGGCAATTGGGGTTGGACCATTATAAATTAAAGTGTCCAAGCTTGTCTTTAATTTCCTCATCCTTTAAAAAAGTTTtcaaagaatttgaaaataccaattcaccccctcttgatATTTTTGGGCCTAACAAAAGGTATCAGAGCTTGGTCTCCATCAAAGGTTTATCCACCAAGAGAAGCGATTCAAAGTCGAAAATACTGGGTTTAGATGACTACTAAGTCTAGGTCAACAATTATGGATGAAGGTCATTCCATCATATTTCCTCCCTTGCTTAATAGTTTCAACCATTCTCAATGGAAAGTGAGGATGAAATTTGTTATCCAAGCATTCAATTACGGTGCTTAGAGGATCATTACAAGAGGTCCCTTGGAGGTACCCAAAAAGGAAGAAAGATGGGATGCAAATGACAAGGTAAAGACTCAATCAATTCCGAGGCTATGCACACACTCCTTTGTGCTATGAAAATAAACTATAGATaatgaatatattaaaaaattaatacttatatatattttaatagagTATAAGAATCAAACCATAATTTatcaataaaagttgaaaaacgtttaaaataatttatttaatattaaattagatAAGAATTTTAGTTGATGTTGAAAAGCAaagaacttatatttttattttagtttaaataagtGTAGGATTTCATTTAAGAATTTTAATTGacagtttaatttaatttaataaaattaaggtATAATCATGATTTCAATGACTAagtgttaaaaataaatattaaaaaaataaatgtcatACAATCTATTTGACATATATATAGAATATATTTAGATAGTTTCTCaaaagataatataatattaaaaatttgaatctATTCTGATAAGTTGGTCcttatctctctctctctctacactttttgtaaaagaaaaaatcTAGCAGATTACATGCGAGattatcaaacacatttaaaaaattaaattactaaaaatataaattttcatttgatttatttttttcaacattttttcaaATAGGGTGTAAGTGTAGGTTTTATTACGGGTGAGCataactcgattcgactcgaaaaattaaaaaaaagttgaattttgagttattcgaattaatcgaattatttgagtcaacttgaatttttttttcgaatttcgagttcgaatcgagtttaagtttcgaattcgaataactcaaataattcgaataaactgaataccaaactataataatttacatttttaccccaaactatCAAACTTATTTACTTTCCCcaaaaatttttactccctcccactttctcCCCAAAATTTTACTTCCCCATttttttcccccaaaacttttactctcctCCCATCCCATCCCCCTTCTATCCCAAACCcttcccctcatttgtactcactacattcattgtttaattattctttgtgaataagagaataatgagagcatttactcaaacatctTGTGTgcgctctttctgttgttctttgtaaGCTTATTTTGGCATAAATTGCTTCCGCtctacaaattggtgccttggaggaatttttaaggaatcctcacttgagtaaaggctgacttaggcgagtttggacaaACGGAtcacctaaggccgcacggacGTGAGACGAAAGATCTAATCCCGTGACACTTAGACCATCATCGTCATATAATATGTGTTTATCCCCCActctaaacaaaatttttttattttacccttatttagtaattaatttagaCCCAAAAAAACCTAATATTCAGAGATTATCTcgaagaaaaaataattaaaaattgaaaaagtgatttaacccttttaaaattttgaggttTTCTCTTTTTACTAAGGTGGCTACTTTTTATTTGTCCATGTCATGAAGCTACAGTAACCTTACCATATCCATTTAATATGTCCTAGAGTCCCAACTTCTTTTGTTTTATTAGATGGACAAAATCCTAACAACAACATGACTAATGTGACTCGAATCCAACTCACACCTAAGATGGTTGTTgactctatttttttttgtaaaagcggggtcgacttggattttgaaaatgaaaagaaaatgggagtcgccaccaatcctttttgatgaggtgtgatcgggtcacctcgaaaagtggttatttttaataagcgatttgattttattaaaacaacgattttggtccatgaaatttagaaaaa contains:
- the LOC121213859 gene encoding uncharacterized protein isoform X2, producing MKTMQCSMFTIRKKRHHYHPLPFPKPKLLWKCHQKRKKQERLSSRMKRIRSDMKEISEEQKEIKEGQRQERENFEAIQLECEELKNQTILIAQQTASTQIRLALMLQILKARENLEFDKAVMLTNALREVIARK
- the LOC121213859 gene encoding uncharacterized protein isoform X1, whose protein sequence is MKTMQCSMFTIRKKRHHYHPLPFPKPKLLWKCHQQKRKKQERLSSRMKRIRSDMKEISEEQKEIKEGQRQERENFEAIQLECEELKNQTILIAQQTASTQIRLALMLQILKARENLEFDKAVMLTNALREVIARK